In Duganella zoogloeoides, a single genomic region encodes these proteins:
- a CDS encoding tetratricopeptide repeat protein, protein MSENALLSARDYALQIDGLLERNRYAHARVLIGEALAHYPNDSTLLFAAARVDYDTGARDEARHTLQQILAHDPEDYGARSLMVNVLQDQGDLPQAELLLIELIREYPEAGFQYARYALLMYRTLHIEKAQALAREAFRLDPNNELALTTCLIGDIIDGRKGAEQAGLARLLQGHPESENTARMLITHLLSRGRYKAAKRIAVELLKLYPNSREVLELVVQLDALSHWSMLPLWPLNRWGWAASGALYVLTLLGLNLVRNQAPLFASAATWTLLGYCAYSWIYPSLLTRWLKRRAGL, encoded by the coding sequence ATGAGCGAAAACGCCCTGCTTTCCGCGCGCGACTACGCGCTGCAAATCGACGGCCTGCTCGAACGCAACCGCTACGCCCATGCACGGGTGCTGATCGGCGAAGCGCTGGCGCACTACCCGAACGACAGCACGCTGCTGTTTGCCGCTGCTCGCGTCGATTACGACACCGGCGCCCGCGACGAAGCTCGCCACACGCTGCAACAGATCCTGGCCCACGATCCCGAGGACTACGGCGCCCGATCGCTGATGGTCAACGTGCTGCAGGACCAGGGCGACCTGCCGCAAGCGGAACTGCTGCTGATCGAGCTGATCCGCGAATACCCGGAAGCGGGTTTCCAGTACGCGCGCTATGCGCTGCTGATGTACCGCACCCTGCACATCGAAAAAGCCCAGGCGCTGGCGCGCGAAGCCTTCCGGCTCGACCCGAACAACGAGCTGGCCCTGACCACGTGCCTGATCGGCGACATCATCGACGGCCGCAAGGGCGCCGAGCAGGCCGGCCTGGCGCGGCTGCTGCAAGGCCACCCGGAAAGCGAAAACACGGCCCGCATGCTGATCACGCACTTGCTCAGCCGGGGCCGCTACAAGGCCGCCAAGCGCATCGCGGTGGAGCTGCTCAAGCTGTATCCGAATTCGCGCGAGGTACTGGAACTGGTGGTGCAGCTCGATGCGCTGAGCCACTGGAGCATGTTGCCGCTTTGGCCGCTCAACCGCTGGGGTTGGGCAGCCTCGGGGGCGTTGTACGTGCTCACCCTGCTGGGCCTGAACCTGGTACGCAACCAGGCGCCGCTGTTTGCCAGCGCCGCCACCTGGACCTTGCTCGGCTATTGCGCCTATTCCTGGATCTATCCATCACTCTTGACGCGCTGGCTCAAACGCCGCGCAGGACTCTGA
- a CDS encoding cyanophycinase, which produces MVSIVRAAMVVAMSISMMLTVPQAAAAEAPPKGSLVIAGGAVRGDNTVIWQRVVQLAGGAGARIAVLPSAAGNPVRSGAYAAAGLNKQGANAFVVPLAVRMKDRDYRRDADDDTIAQSIRDAGGVYFSGGDQALITQALVRPDGSRTKVLEAIWDVYRRGGVIFGTSAGAAIMSTTMYYEAKTVFGTLSEGVNGRELALGLGFVGDDIFIDQHLLARGRFARMLPAMLKKGYKLGIGIDENSAVVINAQREVEVLGYQGALVVDLTRATVNSDVEQFNLQNARLSYLDRGDKYDLKLHKYTPSEDKVEGKVDPANPYYSDPVFSADVLGHNTILIMMSKLVDSSQTEAIGIATAGPGEPHQELGFEFKLTRDAATTGYSSAASEAYTVLNMRLDVRPLKITRPWYQ; this is translated from the coding sequence ATGGTAAGTATTGTTCGGGCGGCGATGGTGGTGGCGATGTCCATTTCAATGATGTTGACGGTACCGCAGGCAGCGGCGGCCGAAGCGCCTCCCAAGGGCTCGCTGGTAATCGCCGGCGGCGCCGTGCGCGGTGACAATACCGTGATCTGGCAGCGCGTGGTGCAACTGGCCGGCGGCGCCGGCGCCCGCATCGCGGTGCTGCCCAGCGCAGCCGGCAACCCGGTCCGTTCCGGGGCCTACGCGGCCGCAGGGCTGAACAAGCAAGGCGCCAACGCCTTCGTGGTGCCACTGGCCGTGCGCATGAAAGACCGCGATTACCGCCGTGACGCCGACGACGACACCATTGCGCAATCGATCCGCGACGCGGGCGGCGTGTATTTTTCAGGCGGCGACCAGGCCCTGATCACGCAGGCGCTGGTGCGCCCCGACGGCAGCCGCACCAAGGTGCTCGAAGCGATCTGGGATGTTTATCGGCGCGGTGGCGTAATCTTCGGCACCAGCGCCGGCGCCGCCATCATGAGCACCACCATGTATTACGAGGCGAAAACCGTGTTCGGCACCCTGAGCGAAGGCGTCAATGGCCGCGAGCTGGCCCTGGGCCTCGGTTTCGTGGGTGACGACATCTTTATCGACCAGCACCTTTTAGCGCGCGGACGCTTTGCGCGCATGCTGCCGGCCATGCTCAAGAAAGGCTACAAACTTGGCATCGGTATCGACGAGAATTCGGCCGTGGTGATCAATGCCCAGCGCGAAGTGGAAGTGCTGGGCTACCAGGGCGCGCTGGTGGTGGACCTCACCCGTGCCACCGTCAACAGCGACGTCGAGCAGTTCAACCTGCAGAATGCGCGCCTGAGCTATCTCGACCGCGGCGACAAGTACGACCTTAAATTGCACAAGTACACACCGTCCGAAGACAAGGTCGAAGGCAAGGTCGATCCGGCCAATCCGTATTACTCCGACCCCGTGTTCTCGGCCGACGTGCTGGGCCATAACACCATCCTGATCATGATGTCCAAGCTGGTGGACAGCTCGCAGACAGAGGCAATCGGCATCGCTACCGCAGGCCCGGGCGAGCCGCACCAGGAACTGGGCTTCGAGTTCAAGCTCACTCGTGATGCCGCCACCACCGGCTATTCCTCGGCCGCATCGGAAGCGTACACGGTCCTCAATATGCGGCTCGACGTGCGGCCGCTGAAAATCACCCGGCCCTGGTACCAATGA
- a CDS encoding VOC family protein, with protein MISHVFVGVNDFAGALRFYHAVLPELGLALKFSDSAKPWAAWMKPGQPRPLFVVGAPHDGGAATAGNGNMVALLAPSRAAVDRAYQVALEAGATCEGPPGLRPHYHADYYGAYFRDPDGNKICVCCHDPLVP; from the coding sequence ATGATTTCGCACGTTTTCGTGGGCGTGAACGACTTCGCGGGCGCGCTGCGGTTTTACCATGCGGTGTTGCCCGAGCTGGGCCTGGCGCTCAAGTTTTCCGATTCCGCAAAACCTTGGGCGGCCTGGATGAAGCCGGGCCAGCCGCGCCCGCTGTTCGTGGTCGGCGCACCGCATGATGGCGGCGCTGCCACGGCAGGCAACGGCAACATGGTGGCGCTGCTGGCGCCATCACGCGCGGCGGTGGACCGCGCCTACCAGGTTGCGCTGGAGGCTGGCGCGACCTGCGAAGGACCGCCAGGTTTGCGGCCGCACTACCATGCCGACTACTACGGCGCCTATTTCCGCGACCCGGATGGCAACAAAATTTGCGTTTGCTGCCACGACCCACTAGTGCCGTAA
- a CDS encoding glyoxalase superfamily protein gives MQIGTVTPLLRMFDEEKARAFYIDYLGFTRDWEHRFEPGMPLYQQVSRGACVLHLTEHHGDCCPGAAIRVTVDDIDALHAELAAKPYGYARPGIEEMPWDSREMSIKDPFGNRLTFVQVSDQD, from the coding sequence ATGCAAATTGGTACTGTCACACCGCTGCTCAGAATGTTCGATGAAGAAAAAGCGCGCGCGTTTTATATCGATTACCTCGGATTTACGCGCGACTGGGAGCACCGTTTCGAGCCGGGCATGCCGCTGTACCAGCAGGTATCGCGCGGCGCCTGCGTGCTGCACCTGACCGAACACCACGGCGATTGCTGCCCTGGTGCGGCGATTCGCGTAACGGTGGACGACATCGACGCCCTGCACGCCGAACTGGCCGCCAAGCCGTATGGCTATGCGCGGCCCGGCATCGAAGAGATGCCATGGGACAGCAGGGAAATGTCGATCAAGGATCCGTTCGGCAACCGGCTCACGTTCGTGCAGGTGTCCGACCAGGATTGA
- the ppk2 gene encoding polyphosphate kinase 2: protein MDGYDEELEMELEDREIDPVTRKVIEYERTESAKQERRLYFRELFRLQAELVKLQDWVVHTGHKVVIIFEGRDAAGKGGVIKRIVQRLNPRVCRVAALPAPNNRERTQWYFQRYVSHLPAAGEIVLFDRSWYNRAGVERVMGFCSDEQYEEFFQDVPEFERMLARSGIQVIKYWFSISDEEQNARFLGRIHDPLKQWKLSPMDLESRRRWEEYTKAKEIMLERTHIPEAPWWVVQGVDKKKARLNCIHHLLSQMPYVEVPHPEITLPEREYHDDYVRRPVPAEIIVPEYY, encoded by the coding sequence ATGGACGGCTACGACGAAGAACTGGAAATGGAACTCGAAGACCGCGAAATCGACCCGGTCACCCGCAAGGTCATCGAGTACGAGCGCACCGAATCGGCCAAGCAAGAGCGCCGCCTCTATTTCCGCGAGCTGTTCCGCCTGCAGGCCGAACTGGTCAAGCTGCAGGACTGGGTCGTACATACCGGCCACAAGGTGGTGATCATTTTCGAAGGCCGCGACGCCGCCGGCAAGGGTGGCGTGATCAAGCGCATCGTCCAGCGCCTCAATCCGCGCGTGTGCCGCGTCGCTGCCCTCCCCGCTCCCAACAACCGCGAACGCACGCAATGGTATTTCCAGCGCTATGTGTCGCACCTGCCGGCCGCCGGCGAGATCGTGCTGTTCGACCGCAGCTGGTACAACCGCGCCGGCGTCGAACGCGTGATGGGTTTTTGCAGCGACGAGCAGTACGAGGAATTCTTCCAGGACGTGCCGGAATTCGAGCGCATGCTGGCCCGCTCGGGCATCCAGGTCATCAAGTACTGGTTCTCGATCTCGGACGAAGAGCAGAATGCGCGTTTCCTCGGCCGGATCCACGATCCGCTCAAGCAATGGAAACTGAGCCCAATGGACCTGGAATCGCGCCGCCGCTGGGAAGAATATACGAAGGCCAAGGAAATCATGCTGGAGCGCACCCACATTCCGGAAGCGCCATGGTGGGTGGTGCAAGGCGTGGACAAGAAAAAGGCGCGCCTCAACTGCATCCACCACCTGCTGTCGCAAATGCCCTACGTGGAAGTACCGCACCCGGAAATCACCCTGCCCGAGCGCGAATACCATGACGACTACGTGCGTCGCCCGGTGCCTGCGGAAATCATCGTACCGGAATACTATTGA
- a CDS encoding MFS transporter: MANTTTLNGVQAGVHEQPQTSQGARNINARDGHISPGEIAIGVVIGRASEYFDFFVYAIASALVFPSVFFPNYSRLDGTLYAFAIFSLAFIARPVGTVAFMAVQHHFKRETKLTLALMVMGVSTAGIAFLPSFESLGTTAILLLALFRIGQGIAQGGSWDGLPSLLALNAPENKRGWYAMLGQLGAPLGFAIAAGLFAYLMAALSSADFLDWGWRYPFYVAFAINVVALFARLRLVTTTEYSNLLDDRQLEPVSAVELVSKQGRNIVIGALAALASYALFHLVTVFPLSWVAINETRSLTGVLGVQLLGVVLMTIGIIISGIVADRYGRRRTLGTLATLIAIFSVAVPFLLDAGESGQNIFILLGFALLGLSYGQASGAVTANFEQRFRYTGAALTSDLAWLVGAAFAPLVALGVSTHFGLAYAGLYLLSGAVASLAALSLNRRLDIRN; the protein is encoded by the coding sequence ATGGCCAACACGACTACACTGAATGGCGTCCAAGCTGGCGTCCACGAACAACCCCAAACCAGCCAGGGCGCCCGCAACATCAATGCCAGGGATGGGCATATTTCTCCAGGTGAGATAGCAATCGGCGTGGTGATCGGCCGCGCATCCGAGTATTTCGACTTCTTCGTGTATGCCATTGCTTCGGCACTGGTATTCCCGTCCGTATTCTTTCCAAACTACAGCCGGCTTGACGGAACACTATACGCTTTCGCGATTTTCTCGCTAGCGTTTATCGCTCGCCCGGTCGGAACTGTGGCGTTTATGGCAGTTCAACACCATTTCAAACGAGAAACCAAGCTCACGCTGGCGCTGATGGTAATGGGTGTCTCCACCGCAGGTATTGCCTTCCTGCCAAGCTTTGAATCGCTGGGCACCACCGCCATCTTGCTGCTGGCACTGTTCCGCATCGGCCAGGGTATCGCCCAGGGCGGCTCGTGGGACGGTCTGCCGTCGCTGCTGGCGCTGAACGCACCCGAAAACAAGCGCGGCTGGTACGCGATGCTGGGCCAGCTCGGTGCGCCGCTGGGCTTTGCGATTGCTGCCGGCCTGTTTGCCTACCTGATGGCAGCGCTGTCGTCGGCCGACTTCCTCGACTGGGGCTGGCGCTATCCGTTTTATGTAGCGTTCGCCATCAACGTCGTGGCCCTGTTCGCCCGCCTTCGCCTGGTGACCACCACCGAGTACTCGAACCTGCTCGACGACCGTCAACTCGAACCAGTCAGCGCTGTCGAACTGGTGAGCAAGCAAGGCCGGAACATCGTCATCGGCGCGCTGGCCGCCCTGGCATCGTACGCGCTGTTCCACCTAGTAACGGTATTCCCGCTGTCGTGGGTGGCCATCAACGAAACCCGCTCGCTCACCGGCGTGCTTGGCGTGCAGTTGCTGGGCGTGGTGCTGATGACCATCGGTATCATCATTTCCGGCATTGTTGCTGACCGTTATGGCCGTCGCCGCACCCTTGGTACGCTGGCGACCCTGATTGCCATCTTCAGCGTGGCCGTGCCGTTCCTGCTCGACGCCGGCGAAAGTGGCCAGAACATCTTCATCCTGCTGGGCTTTGCGCTGCTGGGCTTGTCGTATGGCCAGGCTTCCGGCGCCGTGACCGCCAACTTCGAACAACGCTTCCGCTACACCGGCGCGGCGCTGACCTCGGATCTGGCATGGCTCGTCGGTGCCGCGTTTGCACCACTGGTAGCATTGGGCGTATCGACCCACTTCGGCCTCGCTTATGCCGGTCTGTACCTGCTGTCGGGTGCGGTCGCCTCGTTGGCGGCGCTGAGCTTGAATCGCCGCCTCGACATACGCAACTAA
- the cyoA gene encoding ubiquinol oxidase subunit II, translating to MIPPLVRRGLFLAPLLWLAGCNTVVLNPSGDIAAQQADLVVISTLLMLLIIVPVMFLICLFAWRYRKSNTSAKYEPNWDHSTKLELLIWGAPLLIIIVLGAITWIYTHLLDPYRPLSRIDHERPLAAHVKPMEIQVVALDWKWMFIYPEQGIATVNELYTPIDVPVRFKLTSTTVMNAFYIPALAGMIYTMPSMQTELNAVMNKVGVYDGFSANYSGAGFSQMRFKYHGVTQADFDAWVAKAKASGGGELNRAEFIALDKPTIKHPIMHFASVEQGLFDRVVNRCVADGAVCMNEQMHSDSKRVKAAAVAKQLEAEVCETDVATAAVAAPTIRKE from the coding sequence ATGATTCCTCCTCTCGTCCGCCGTGGACTGTTCCTCGCACCGTTGTTGTGGCTAGCTGGCTGCAACACGGTGGTGTTGAACCCGTCCGGAGATATCGCTGCACAGCAAGCTGATCTGGTTGTCATTTCAACCTTGCTGATGTTGTTGATCATCGTACCTGTTATGTTTTTGATCTGTCTGTTCGCTTGGCGCTATAGGAAGTCAAATACTTCCGCCAAATACGAACCGAACTGGGATCACTCCACCAAGCTCGAGCTGCTGATCTGGGGCGCACCGCTGCTGATCATCATCGTGCTGGGCGCGATCACCTGGATTTACACCCACTTGCTCGATCCGTATCGTCCGCTGTCGCGCATCGACCATGAGCGTCCGCTGGCCGCCCACGTCAAACCGATGGAAATCCAGGTCGTGGCGCTGGACTGGAAGTGGATGTTTATCTACCCGGAACAGGGCATTGCCACCGTGAACGAGCTGTACACCCCGATCGACGTGCCAGTCCGCTTCAAGCTGACCTCGACGACCGTGATGAACGCGTTCTATATTCCTGCACTGGCCGGCATGATCTACACCATGCCTTCGATGCAAACGGAACTGAACGCAGTGATGAACAAGGTGGGCGTGTACGACGGCTTCTCGGCCAACTACAGCGGCGCCGGCTTCTCGCAGATGCGCTTCAAGTACCACGGCGTGACGCAAGCCGACTTCGACGCCTGGGTCGCCAAGGCCAAGGCCTCCGGTGGTGGTGAGCTGAACCGCGCTGAATTCATCGCCCTGGACAAGCCGACCATCAAGCACCCGATCATGCACTTCGCCTCCGTGGAGCAGGGCCTGTTCGACCGCGTCGTCAACCGTTGCGTTGCCGATGGCGCCGTGTGCATGAACGAGCAGATGCATAGCGATTCCAAGCGCGTCAAAGCCGCTGCCGTCGCCAAGCAACTGGAAGCAGAAGTTTGCGAAACCGACGTTGCTACCGCTGCGGTTGCCGCACCAACTATCCGTAAAGAATGA
- the cyoB gene encoding cytochrome o ubiquinol oxidase subunit I, with protein MTMSDTNLNTSTSLIMGKLSWAAIPLHEPILIGTFAGVALGGILFLALMFKFQLWGTLWRNWITSIDHKRIGIMYMVLGIIMLLRGFADAIMMRAQQAMAFGDNPGFLPPHHFDQVFTAHGTIMIFFVAMPLVTGLMNYVVPLQIGARDVAFPFLNNFSFWMTTFGAMLTMASLFIGEFAKTGWLAFPPLSGVLASPDVGVDYYIWSLQVAGVGTTLSGVNLIATIVKMRAPGMDLMKMPVFTWTSLCTNALIVASFPILTVTLALLSLDRTVGTNFFTNELGGNPMLYVNLIWIWGHPEVYILILPVFGVFSEIVSTFSGKRLFGYTSMVYATVVITILSYLVWLHHFFTMGSGASVNSFFGITTMIISIPTGAKIFNWLFTMYKGRIRFEVPMLWTIGFMLTFVIGGMTGVMLAVPPADFVLHNSLFLIAHFHNVIIGGVVFGLFAGINFWFPKAFGYKLDEFWGKVSFWCWLVGFWVAFTPLYVMGFMGVTRRMNHFDDPSLQKWFIIAAIGALIIAAGIGAFLIQLFVSFMNREKLRDVTGDPWGGRTLEWATSSPPPDYNFAFTPVVHDSDSWADMKENNYQRPKSGFVAIHMPKNTEMGFIIAAISFVLGFGLIWHMWLLAGLSFVAMMVAIVVHTFNYKRDYYIPAEEVVRTEEAHTRLLERHV; from the coding sequence ATGACCATGTCTGATACCAACCTGAATACATCAACTTCGTTGATCATGGGTAAGTTGTCGTGGGCGGCCATCCCGCTCCACGAGCCTATTCTGATCGGCACCTTCGCGGGCGTGGCGCTGGGCGGCATACTGTTCCTGGCCCTCATGTTCAAATTCCAACTGTGGGGCACCCTGTGGCGCAACTGGATTACCAGTATCGACCACAAACGCATCGGCATCATGTACATGGTGCTCGGTATTATCATGCTGCTGCGCGGCTTTGCCGACGCCATCATGATGCGTGCGCAACAGGCCATGGCCTTTGGCGACAATCCCGGCTTCCTGCCACCGCACCACTTCGACCAGGTGTTTACTGCCCACGGCACGATCATGATTTTCTTCGTCGCCATGCCCCTGGTAACCGGCCTGATGAACTACGTGGTGCCGCTGCAAATCGGCGCGCGCGACGTGGCATTCCCGTTCCTGAACAACTTCTCGTTCTGGATGACCACCTTCGGCGCGATGCTGACCATGGCGTCGCTGTTCATCGGTGAATTCGCCAAGACCGGCTGGCTGGCGTTCCCGCCACTGTCGGGCGTGCTGGCAAGTCCTGATGTGGGGGTCGATTACTATATCTGGTCGTTGCAGGTGGCCGGGGTGGGTACCACACTGTCCGGCGTCAACCTGATCGCGACCATCGTCAAGATGCGCGCGCCAGGCATGGACTTGATGAAAATGCCGGTATTCACCTGGACCTCGCTGTGCACCAATGCACTGATCGTTGCATCGTTCCCGATCCTGACCGTGACCCTGGCGCTGCTGTCGCTGGACCGTACCGTCGGCACCAACTTCTTCACGAACGAACTCGGCGGTAACCCGATGTTGTACGTGAACCTGATCTGGATCTGGGGCCACCCGGAGGTGTACATCCTGATCCTGCCGGTATTCGGCGTGTTCTCGGAAATCGTCTCGACCTTCTCGGGCAAGCGCCTGTTCGGTTACACCTCGATGGTGTACGCCACCGTCGTGATCACCATCCTGTCGTACCTGGTATGGCTGCACCACTTCTTCACCATGGGTTCGGGCGCCAGCGTCAACTCGTTCTTCGGTATCACCACGATGATTATCTCGATCCCGACGGGCGCGAAGATCTTCAACTGGCTGTTTACGATGTACAAGGGCCGCATCCGCTTTGAAGTCCCCATGCTGTGGACCATCGGCTTCATGCTGACCTTCGTTATCGGCGGTATGACCGGCGTGATGCTGGCGGTTCCGCCAGCCGACTTCGTGCTGCACAACTCGCTGTTCCTGATCGCCCACTTCCACAACGTGATTATCGGCGGCGTGGTGTTTGGTCTGTTCGCAGGTATCAACTTCTGGTTCCCGAAAGCGTTCGGCTACAAACTCGACGAGTTCTGGGGCAAGGTATCGTTCTGGTGCTGGCTGGTCGGTTTCTGGGTGGCGTTCACGCCGCTGTACGTGATGGGCTTCATGGGCGTTACCCGCCGCATGAACCACTTCGACGACCCTTCGCTGCAAAAATGGTTCATCATCGCCGCCATTGGCGCCTTGATCATCGCAGCCGGTATCGGCGCCTTCCTGATTCAGCTGTTCGTCAGCTTCATGAACCGCGAAAAACTGCGCGACGTGACCGGCGACCCATGGGGCGGCCGTACCCTGGAGTGGGCGACCTCGTCGCCACCGCCAGACTACAACTTCGCATTCACGCCAGTCGTGCACGACAGCGACAGCTGGGCTGATATGAAAGAAAACAACTATCAGCGTCCGAAGAGCGGTTTCGTGGCCATCCACATGCCGAAGAACACGGAGATGGGCTTCATCATCGCCGCCATCAGCTTCGTGCTTGGCTTTGGCCTGATCTGGCACATGTGGCTGTTGGCCGGCCTGAGCTTCGTGGCCATGATGGTTGCGATCGTCGTCCACACGTTCAACTACAAGCGCGACTACTACATCCCTGCGGAAGAAGTAGTTCGTACCGAAGAAGCCCATACTCGTCTGCTGGAACGTCATGTCTGA
- the cyoC gene encoding cytochrome o ubiquinol oxidase subunit III, with amino-acid sequence MSEITANGAASADPSARYWTRDHHPENSTLLGFWLYLMSDCLLFAGLFATYAVLGRNYAGGPTGAELFELGTIALNTAFLLLSSITYGFAMIAAQRRKVGAVIGWLIVTGLFGLAFLFLEIEEFMHLIHLGAGPQRSAFLSSFFALVGTHGLHVTFGIIWLVTLIFQVKKHGLTVENRRRLMCLSMFWHFLDVIWIGVFTFVYLMGVLP; translated from the coding sequence ATGTCTGAAATTACCGCTAACGGCGCCGCGAGCGCCGACCCAAGCGCGCGTTACTGGACGCGCGACCACCACCCGGAGAACAGCACCTTGCTGGGCTTCTGGTTGTACCTGATGAGCGACTGCCTGCTGTTCGCCGGCCTGTTCGCCACTTACGCTGTGCTGGGCCGCAACTATGCTGGCGGCCCGACCGGCGCCGAGCTGTTCGAACTGGGCACGATCGCGCTGAACACCGCGTTCCTGCTGCTGTCGTCGATCACGTACGGCTTCGCCATGATCGCCGCCCAGCGCCGCAAGGTTGGCGCGGTGATCGGCTGGCTGATCGTGACCGGCCTGTTCGGCCTGGCCTTCCTGTTCCTCGAAATCGAAGAGTTCATGCACCTGATCCACCTGGGTGCCGGTCCGCAGCGCAGCGCGTTCCTGAGCTCGTTCTTCGCACTGGTCGGTACCCACGGCCTGCACGTGACGTTCGGTATCATCTGGCTGGTCACCCTGATCTTCCAGGTGAAAAAGCACGGCCTGACCGTTGAAAATCGTCGTCGCCTGATGTGCCTGTCGATGTTCTGGCACTTCCTGGACGTGATCTGGATCGGTGTGTTTACCTTTGTTTACCTGATGGGAGTTCTGCCTTGA
- the cyoD gene encoding cytochrome o ubiquinol oxidase subunit IV — translation MSAPINHGGHDHHGHDDHGHHEQDDGNHGTMKEYAIGFVLSVILTAIPFWLVMAKVFDKSSTTAFVILGFAAVQVVVHMIYFLHMNGKNEGGWTLLSTLFTLILLIIVMAGSIWVMYHMNINMMPSMGDDVHNMHEMK, via the coding sequence TTGAGCGCGCCAATTAATCACGGTGGTCACGACCACCACGGCCACGACGACCATGGTCATCACGAGCAGGACGATGGCAACCATGGCACGATGAAGGAATACGCGATCGGCTTCGTGCTGTCCGTGATCCTGACCGCGATTCCGTTCTGGCTGGTGATGGCCAAGGTGTTCGACAAGTCGAGCACCACCGCCTTCGTCATCCTCGGCTTCGCCGCCGTCCAGGTGGTCGTTCACATGATCTACTTCCTGCACATGAACGGCAAAAACGAAGGCGGCTGGACCTTGCTGTCCACGCTGTTTACCCTGATCCTGTTGATCATCGTGATGGCCGGTTCGATCTGGGTCATGTACCACATGAACATCAACATGATGCCTTCGATGGGTGACGACGTGCACAACATGCATGAGATGAAATGA
- a CDS encoding SURF1 family protein, whose protein sequence is MTGGAEQRQRSRTLRISLAILAGLMFAGFFALGTWQVYRLQWKLALIERVDQRVHAPAIDAPTVAQWPLVSAETDEYRHVRITGTYLPGADTLTLASLDRGIGYWVLTPLCTADGGIVMVNRGFVPAGAGGWRAQPAPPKVQADACGTLAESAPAPSTVSGLLRLSEIASSLRKNEPARNYWYTRDTKAIAEARGLPAVAPYFIDADAASAAAANLPVPGETAVPVGGLTVVSFVNNHLVYALTWYGLALMVVAAAVWVVRDARRSKQEGVNGES, encoded by the coding sequence ATGACGGGCGGCGCTGAACAGCGCCAGCGTTCCCGCACCCTGCGCATCAGCCTGGCCATTCTGGCCGGGTTGATGTTTGCAGGGTTTTTTGCTTTGGGAACCTGGCAAGTCTATCGACTGCAATGGAAGCTGGCCCTGATCGAACGGGTGGACCAGCGCGTGCACGCGCCTGCGATCGACGCACCGACCGTGGCCCAGTGGCCGCTGGTCAGCGCCGAGACCGACGAGTATCGCCACGTGCGCATCACCGGCACGTACCTGCCGGGCGCCGACACCTTGACCCTGGCCTCGCTCGACCGCGGCATCGGCTATTGGGTGCTGACGCCCCTGTGCACGGCCGATGGCGGCATTGTCATGGTCAATCGCGGCTTCGTGCCGGCAGGCGCGGGCGGCTGGCGCGCGCAACCGGCGCCACCGAAAGTGCAAGCCGATGCCTGCGGCACGCTGGCCGAGTCGGCACCGGCGCCAAGCACGGTATCGGGCCTGCTGCGCCTGAGCGAGATTGCCAGTTCGCTGCGCAAGAACGAACCGGCGCGCAATTATTGGTACACGCGCGACACCAAGGCGATTGCCGAGGCGCGCGGCTTGCCGGCCGTGGCGCCATACTTTATCGACGCCGACGCAGCCTCCGCTGCGGCCGCCAATTTGCCGGTACCGGGAGAAACCGCCGTGCCTGTGGGCGGCCTGACGGTGGTATCGTTCGTCAACAATCACCTGGTATACGCGCTGACCTGGTATGGCCTGGCGCTGATGGTGGTGGCCGCTGCCGTGTGGGTGGTGCGCGATGCCCGCAGGAGTAAACAAGAAGGCGTGAATGGCGAAAGCTAA